Genomic DNA from Enterococcus saccharolyticus subsp. saccharolyticus:
ATCGAGGACAATTTAGCCAAGTCTCGGCTGTTACGTTAGGAACAACCGTTGCACAGGCACTATTAAAAAGAAATCTCAAGCTGCAAAAAGAGGTTCAACAAGTTATTTTTGGGAATGTTTTACAAGCGGGCAATGGACAAAATCCAGCACGTCAAATCGCTTTGAATAGTGGATTGTCTTATGACATTCCAGCGTCAACAATTAATGAAGTTTGTGGTTCCGGTTTAAAAGCAATTGCGTTAGCACGCCAAGCCATTCGTTTAGGTGAAGCGGAAGTCGTGTTAGCTGGTGGAGTGGAAAGTATGAGTCAAGCACCTTACCTTTCACAATATGACAAACAAACAGATTCTTATACACAACCTAAACCAGTCATGATTAAAGATGGTTTAACGGACGCTTTTAGTGGCAAACATATGGGGTTAACGGCTGAAAATGTAGCGGAACAATTTGATGTGACGCGTCAACAACAAGATACATTTGCAGTACATTCTCAACAAAAAGCTGCCACAGCGCAAGCAAATGGTTACTTTAGAGAAGAAATTTTACCAGTCGAAGTAGCTGGAACTGTCTACGAAAACGATGAAGGTATTCGTCCAGAAACAACACTTGATAAATTAAGCACACTTCGAACTGTTTTTAAAGAAGAAGGCACAGTGACTGCTGGAAATGCGTCAACGTTAAATGATGGAGCGGCAGGTGTCTTATTGGCCTCAAAAGCATTTGCGGAAACATATCAATTACCTTATCTTGCAGTCATTAAAGATATAACCGAAGTAGGGATTGACCCAAGTATCATGGGCATTTCACCAATTAAAGCTATTCGTTCATTGGTTGAACGAAATGATTTAACAATTGATGCGATTGATTTATTTGAAATCAATGAAGCATTTGCGGCGTCTTCGATTGTGGTGCAACAAGAATTAGCAATTCCTGATGAAAAACTCAATATTTGTGGTGGCGGTATTTCATTAGGGCATCCAATTGGTGCAAGTGGTACACGAATCGTGGCAACTGCTGCGCATCAATTAGCGCGTGTAGATGGCAAGTATGCCATTGCTTCTCTTTGTGTCGGCGGTGGTTTGGGATTAGCAATTTTGTTAGAAAGAACAACAGGAACGCCTGAAAAAAAGTTCTATGAGCTGTCCAGAGAAGAACGTTTAAATCAATTAGTCGAAAAAAAAATCATTACTGTGAATGATAAACAAGAATTAATGACGATGGCATTGTCAGAAGAAATTGCGAATCATTTAATTGAAAATCAAATTAGTGAAGTATCCATACCATTAGGCGTGGGTGTAAATTTTGTCATCAATGGCAAACCCTACGTTGTTCCTATGGCAACAGAAGAACCTTCTGTTATTGCGGCGTGTAGTAACGGCGCTAAAATGGCCTCCGGATTGGGTGGTTTTAAAAGTGAAATGACACAAAAAATTTTGCGTGGACAAATTGTATTTATGGATGTACAAGATGCGCAAGCCATTCGACAAAAAATTGAAGACAATCAAACGTTTTTATTTGAAACAGCTCAACAAGTGTATCCTTCTATCGTGAAACGTGGCGGTGGCTTGCGAGAAATTCAGGTTCGCGCGTTTCCAGAAAATCCCAAGTTCTTATCCGTTGACTTACTTGTAGATACACAAGATGCGATGGGTGCCAATATTCTAAACACGATTTTAGAAGGGATAGCAAACGTCTTTCGAGAATGGTTTGATGAAGAAATTTTATTTAGTATTTTGAGTAATTATGCGACCGAAGCTGTTGTTACTGCTTCCTGTGAGATTGCTTTTGAAGCATTAGGAAAACAAGGGCGTGAAGTGGCTGAAAAAATAGCAGTCGCTTCGACATTTGCACAACTTGATCCTTATCGCGCGGCCACGCATAATAAAGGAATTATGAACGGTGTGGAAGCAGTCATCTTAGCTACAGGAAATGATACGCGCGCAGCGTCAGCCGCAATCCATGCTTATGCTGCACGCAATGGGCGCTATCAAGGATTAAGCCAATGGACGATGACACAGACGCATTTACAAGGAACCATCCAATTACCTTTAGCTTTAGGAACGGTGGGTGGTGCGACGAAAGTATTGCCAAAAGCGCAACTTGCTTTACAAATGCTTGATGTCACGAAAGCAAAAGAATTGGCTGAAGTGATTGCTGCAGTAGGATTAGCTCAAAATTTAGCTGCATTACGTGCATTGGTATCAGAAGGAATCCAAAAAGGGCATATGTCTTTACAAGCACGATCGTTAGCATTAAGTATCGGTGCAAAAGGCGACGAGATTCAGCAGGTGGCGGAGGCCTTGAAAAAGACAACAATGAATGAAGCCACCGCTCGTGAAATTTTAGCATCACTTCAAAAATAAACGTGAACCGACAATTTCTTTCAGAGATTGTCGGTTTTTTTTGATGAAATTCGACGTTCAGGCATGAATTTTTGACGTTTGGGGCAAAAACAGTTATCAAGAATTTCTGATGCTATAATAAAAAGAGACTGCGCTTGAAAGGAGGAGTTAGTATGAAAAATAGAAAACCGGAATGTCTGTTTGTGGCTTTGATTTTGTTAATTGCCTTTGCTTGTTTTTTTATTATGAATAATAATCGGCAAGCGAACAACGCAGAAACGACAATTGTAAAATCCATCCCAAGTAATGATGAGAGCATTCGTACATATGAAATTGTCGAACCGAAAGAAAAGAGTATCTATTTAATTAATATTAACCCTGCTGATCAAAAAGTGGAACAAGAAGTATTTAATACAACAAATCTAACAAGAGCTATCGAAAAAATATATTATTTAGAATACAGGTCAGATGAAGGTTATTATGGCGTACGTTTGTACGATGCAAAAGAAACTGTTCAAATTGGTACTGAAAAGCAAGCAATAGAACCGATAACGACATTTATCCCTTATGAGGAAATTAAAGACGGCATTATTGGTATTGTTTTGACCACAACAAATGAAGAAACAATTGAGAAAGTCAAAGACGACCCAGAAAATGCTGAAAAATATTTGGCTACAACAGATACAATGCAACAACAAAAAATAGTCATTAAATAAAAAAGACTGACGTTCATCTGCGTCAGTCTTTTTTCTATAAACGATTAATTACTTCATCCACATTTTTGATGGTTACCGAAATGGTACCGTCTGGATTATTGACGAATTCGATTAAATCAGTGTTACGATAAACATCCAGAGGAACAATTAATTCTATGCCATTGGATAATTTCAGTTTTTGTTTGCCGTATTTTTTCTCAGAAATCTCTTTGACTTCACGCAACATGGGTGCACGATCAACAAATCCCTTTTCGACGACTTCTTCTTGGAACGCCATCTGAGCAGTAATATTGTCTTTGAAGACTTTTTCAGCAATCTCTTTGGCGTCGATTTGTCCCGTTTCTTCAATCGTATCAAAGACAGCTTCTTTGACATCTGCTACGATATCATAAGAAGGAGCTTCGAATTTTTGCCCGATTTTTTCGGCGACTCTTTTGATGACTTTGACATTTTCTTCCAAAGAAGGAACGGGTTGTGATTCAATGACTTTAGTCGAAAAGTAGAATCCTTTCTCACCAGAAAAACTGTACTTTTTCTCAATCAGTTCATAAGCTAGAGAAGACAAGTTTAAGGTCAATCCTTCGTCAGCTTTTTGGGTTTTACCACCTAAAATAGCTCGATTGATAATCAGTTTATTTTGAATTCCTG
This window encodes:
- a CDS encoding nucleoid-associated protein — encoded protein: MDIYLKRAILHIIDREAGDPVYSQVELDLTTEYIRDYLTKKIQKLSTAQTKTGVLIDKSTIGQLAKVAESDFTQFSEHFVARWYDIYHQSEDAPSADVFIILYEMDTEMYAAFLKVNYTDAYTHFVEADESGIQNKLIINRAILGGKTQKADEGLTLNLSSLAYELIEKKYSFSGEKGFYFSTKVIESQPVPSLEENVKVIKRVAEKIGQKFEAPSYDIVADVKEAVFDTIEETGQIDAKEIAEKVFKDNITAQMAFQEEVVEKGFVDRAPMLREVKEISEKKYGKQKLKLSNGIELIVPLDVYRNTDLIEFVNNPDGTISVTIKNVDEVINRL
- a CDS encoding hydroxymethylglutaryl-CoA reductase, degradative; translated protein: MEEVVIIDALRTPIGKYRGQFSQVSAVTLGTTVAQALLKRNLKLQKEVQQVIFGNVLQAGNGQNPARQIALNSGLSYDIPASTINEVCGSGLKAIALARQAIRLGEAEVVLAGGVESMSQAPYLSQYDKQTDSYTQPKPVMIKDGLTDAFSGKHMGLTAENVAEQFDVTRQQQDTFAVHSQQKAATAQANGYFREEILPVEVAGTVYENDEGIRPETTLDKLSTLRTVFKEEGTVTAGNASTLNDGAAGVLLASKAFAETYQLPYLAVIKDITEVGIDPSIMGISPIKAIRSLVERNDLTIDAIDLFEINEAFAASSIVVQQELAIPDEKLNICGGGISLGHPIGASGTRIVATAAHQLARVDGKYAIASLCVGGGLGLAILLERTTGTPEKKFYELSREERLNQLVEKKIITVNDKQELMTMALSEEIANHLIENQISEVSIPLGVGVNFVINGKPYVVPMATEEPSVIAACSNGAKMASGLGGFKSEMTQKILRGQIVFMDVQDAQAIRQKIEDNQTFLFETAQQVYPSIVKRGGGLREIQVRAFPENPKFLSVDLLVDTQDAMGANILNTILEGIANVFREWFDEEILFSILSNYATEAVVTASCEIAFEALGKQGREVAEKIAVASTFAQLDPYRAATHNKGIMNGVEAVILATGNDTRAASAAIHAYAARNGRYQGLSQWTMTQTHLQGTIQLPLALGTVGGATKVLPKAQLALQMLDVTKAKELAEVIAAVGLAQNLAALRALVSEGIQKGHMSLQARSLALSIGAKGDEIQQVAEALKKTTMNEATAREILASLQK